AGGCGATTGCAACTGGCCTGCTGGCTTCGGCACATGATTTGTCTGAAGGCGGTTTGGCTGTGGCTTTGTCCGAATCTGTTTTCAATACGGATTTCAGTTTCCAAGTGGCTTTTCAGGGCACACATGCAGCTTTGTTCTCAGAGACCAATGGTCGTTTTATCGTCTCCGTGACAGCTGACAAGCAGCAGGCCTTTGAACAATTAGCCGGTAAACAGGCTGAGCTGATCGGTCAAGTCACCGATGGCACAACACTAGAAATTAAAGATGCTGAAGGCAGTTTTTCAATCAGCAAGCAGCAAGCCGCCGATCGCTGGCAGAATGCACTGGCTGAGTTGATGAGCTAATGGAGAAATCATGACGAAATTGCAAGCAGCAACTGATGTACAAGGATTGAATGAAGAATGCGGCCTCTTTGGTGTCTGGGGATTGCCGGATGCGGCGCAGACAACTTTTTACGGCATGCATGCCTTGCAGCATCGCGGTCAGGAAGGTGCTGGGATTGTTTCAAATGATCACGGCCATTTGTGGCAGCGGCGCGGACTTGGACTGTTGTCGGATGTTTTCCGTGATCCAGAGAAAATCGAAAGCCTAAAAGGGACTTCGGCGATTGGCCATGTACGTTATGCCACGGCCGGCACGCATGGGATTGAAAACATTCAGCCTTATCTGGTACACTTTAATGATTATCAGATTGCTTTAGCTCACAACGGCAATATCACAAATGCGCTGACTCTTCGCAAACAACTGGAGGATTCTGGATCGATTTTCCAGTCTTCTTCTGATTCGGAAATTCTGCTGCATCTGATCCGCCGTTCGCACAAAAGCACGATGAAAGAAAAAATTGCCGAATCGTTATTAAAGCTGCGCGGCGGTTTTGCCTTTCTGCTGTTAACGCCGGATGGTATGTACGCCGCTTTGGATCCGCATGGTTTTCGGCCATTTTGTGTCGGGCGTCTTCCTGGCGGCCAGTATGTCGTGGCTTCTGAGACAGCCGCTTTGACGATGACCGGGGCGGAATTTTTATTCGATATTCAGCCCGGCGAATTATTGACGATCAACGATCAAGGCTTGCAAATCGACCATTATACGCAGCATGTTTCGCTGAATATCGATGTGATGGAATATATCTATTTCGCGCGGCCGGATTCGACGATTTACGGGGTTAATGTCCACATGGCGCGCAAACACATGGGACGCAGACTGGCGATCGAACAGCCAGTCCCAAATGCTGATATGGTTGTCGGCGTGCCAAATTCATCACTGTCGGCTGCTCAAGGATACGCAGAAGAAGCCGGCCTACCAAACGAAATGGGCCTCGTGAAAAATCAATACATCGCGCGGACTTTTATTCAGCCTAACCAGGATCGGCGCGAGCGGGCTGTCCGTATGAAACTGTCGCCAGTTAAAGAAGTCGTAGCAGGCAAGTCAATTGTGTTGATTGACGACTCGATTGTTCGCGGCACGACCTCCATGTACATTATCCAGATGCTCAAAGACGCCGGCGCGCGCGAAGTGCATGTCCGGATTGCCTCGCCAGCTTTTAAATACCCGTCTTTTTACGGCGTTGATATGCAGACGACTGACGAATTGCTGGCTGCCAACCACACGCTGGCAGAAATGACTGAGATGATTCACGCTGATTCGCTGGCCTTTTTATCCGTCGAAGGCTTGGTTGATTCGATTAATCTCAAGACGCCTTATCCGGGAAACGGTTTAACGACAGCCTATTTCGACGGCCATTATCCGTCACCGATTTATGATTACGCACCGTCTCTGCAGGCAAAAGCTGATGCTGGCCTGGTGGTCTTTGATCCAGAGCCGGCTGCTGAATCTGTCTTAACCAGCAATATGATTATTTCCAAACAAGAAGGAGCTGTCTATGAGTGAGGATGCTTACGCCAAATCCGGTGTTGATATCAAAGCCGGCGAAGACGCAGTCGCAAAAATTTCGGATTCAGTCAAATCTACTTATACAGATGGCGTACTGGATGGTATCGGGTCTTTTGCTTCTTTTTTCCAGCTGCCGGCAGGGTACAAAAATCCCGTCCTCGTCTCTGGTACAGACGGCGTCGGTTCCAAATTATTGTTGGCCCAAGCTGCTGATCAGCATGGCAGCATCGGCCAGGATTTAGTCGCGATGGTGGCAAACGACATTCTCGTCCAAGGCGCCAAGCCTTTGTTTATGCTTGATTATTTAGCCATTGATCACGTTGAATCCGACAAAGTTGCCAAGATCGTGGCCGGAATCGCTGATGGTGCCCGCCAAGCTGGGATGGCTTTAATCGGTGGCGAGATGGCCGAATTAGCTGATATGTATCCCAAAAATGAGTACGATCTGGCAGGATTTGCTGTCGGCGTTGTCGACAAAACAGCGATTTTGGACGGCAGTCAATCGGCCGAAGGGGATGTGTTGCTGGGTCTAGCATCAAACGGATTACACTCAAATGGTTTTTCGCTGGTCCGCCAACTGCTCATGAAAAATCCTGGCCTAAGTTGGGCACAGCTGGATCCTAATTTGCAGACAGAATTATTAAAGCCGACGCGCATTTATGTCAAAGCGCTCTTACCGTTAATGCAGGCAGATCGAATTCATGCGGCTGCTCACATTACGGGCGGCGGCATGCTGGAAAACCTGCCGCGCATGTTAAATGACAATGTTACTGCTGAAATTCACTGGGGGACTTGGCCGATCCCAGCTATTTTCAAACGCCTGCAGACTGCTGGCCAATTATCAGACACAGAGATGTTGCGGACTTTTAACCTTGGTATTGGCTTGGTTGTCGCTGTGGCGCCTGATCAGGCGGCGGTCGTTTCAGAAAGTCTACAAGCTGCCGGCGAGCAGGTCTATCCAATCGGGCATCTAATAAAAAGGGCCGCGTCCGATCAAGCCCTGACATTTGTCGGACAGCCGGATTGGAGCCAGGAGCCATGACGGCGCCGATTCGCTTAGCTGTTTTTGCTTCGGGGAAGGGCACAAATTTCTCAGCACTCGCAGCATTTATCGAGCAAGAATTGCCGCAAGCTCAAATTGTCCGTCTGATTGTTGACCACGCGCACGTTCCCGTCATTGACCGCGCCGCCAAACACGACGTGCCGGTCAGCGTGATCAAATATTCAGCTTACGCAGACAAATCTGCAGCCGAAAAGGCGATTCTGGCGATTCTCGATAAAGATCAGGCCCAAGGTATTTTGCTGGCCGGTTTTATGCGCATCATCGGGCCGGATTTGCTAGCCGCCTTTCCAAATAAAATCATCAACATCCATCCAGCGCTGCTGCCGAGTTTTCCGGGCCGCCAGGGCATTGCCGATGCCTTTGATTACGGCGTGAAAGTGACCGGCGTGACGATTCATTTCGTCGATAGCGGTGTTGATTCAGGAAAAATTATTGCTCAGGCTGCCGTTCCGATCGCAGATGGTGAGACTTTAGCCGAGGTAGAAACACATATTCACGAAGTCGAACACCGGCTTTATCCGCAGACTTTAAAAAAATTGATTAAAAAGGGAGTATTTACCGCATGAAAAGAGCATTGTTGAGTGTTTCAGATAAGACAGGCCTCGTCGATTTTGCCAAGAGACTGGTTGAAAACGATTACGAGCTGATTTCCACGGGCGGCACTTTAAAAACACTGCAGGACGCCGATATTCCAGCTAAATCAATCACGGAAATCACGCATTTTCCGGAAATTCTCGATGGCCGTGTCAAGACTTTACATCCGGCTGTCCATGCGGCTTTGTTGGCCAAACGGGAAAACGCTGATCATATGGCAACTTTAAAAGAGCTGGACATCACGCCAATCGACCTCGTGGCTGTCAACTTATATCCTTTTAAAGAGACCGTCAGCAATCCCAACGCGACTTACGATCAGGCGATTGAAAATATCGATATCGGCGGGCCTTCGATGATTCGTTCGGCGGCCAAAAACGCCAAAGATGTCCTGGTACTCGTTGACCCGGCGGATTATGCCGCTGTTTTAACGGCCATTTCAGAAAACCAAATCACTGACGACCTGCGCCGGACACTGCAAGCCAAGGCTTTCCGCCACACGGCAGCTTACGATGCTTTGATCGCGTCCTATTTGTCAAAGACAGCCTTCCCGGAAAAACTGACGCTGACCTACGAAAAAGATTTCGATCTGCGTTACGGTGAAAACCCGCATCAAAAAGCGGCCGTTTATGCCAATCCAATTCCGACGCCATATTCGATTCTGCAGGCTAAAATTCTGCACGGTAAAAAACTCAGCTACAACAATATCAAAGATGCCGACGCTGCCTTGAGAACGATTCTGGAATTCAATCGGAAGCCGACTGTCGTGACACTCAAACATATGAATCCGGCTGGTATCGGTCAGGCCGACACGATTGAAAAGGCCTGGGACAAGGCTTTTGCGGCTGATGATATCTCGATTTTCGGCGGGATCGTCGTTGCCAACCGTGAAATTGATCTGGCCACTGCGACAAAAATGCACGCGATTTTCCTGGAAATCATTATTGCGCCGAGTTTCACGCCGGAGGCTTTTGATATGCTGGCCAAAAAGAAGAATCTGCGCTTATTGTCGCTGCCGATTGCCGACCAGCTGCCTAAAGAAATTGAAGTGACTTCTGTCTTGGGCGGCGCTGTGGCTCAGGAAATGGATGATGTCGTTGAAGAAGAAGCTGATCTAGAGGTCGTTTCAGAAAAACAGCCGACGGCCGAGCAGATTTCAGCTTTGATTTTTGCCCAAAAAGCTGTCAAACACGTCAAATCAAACGCCATTCTCGTTGCGACTGACGGACAGACTTTGGG
The Oenococcus kitaharae DSM 17330 DNA segment above includes these coding regions:
- the purH gene encoding bifunctional phosphoribosylaminoimidazolecarboxamide formyltransferase/IMP cyclohydrolase, translated to MKRALLSVSDKTGLVDFAKRLVENDYELISTGGTLKTLQDADIPAKSITEITHFPEILDGRVKTLHPAVHAALLAKRENADHMATLKELDITPIDLVAVNLYPFKETVSNPNATYDQAIENIDIGGPSMIRSAAKNAKDVLVLVDPADYAAVLTAISENQITDDLRRTLQAKAFRHTAAYDALIASYLSKTAFPEKLTLTYEKDFDLRYGENPHQKAAVYANPIPTPYSILQAKILHGKKLSYNNIKDADAALRTILEFNRKPTVVTLKHMNPAGIGQADTIEKAWDKAFAADDISIFGGIVVANREIDLATATKMHAIFLEIIIAPSFTPEAFDMLAKKKNLRLLSLPIADQLPKEIEVTSVLGGAVAQEMDDVVEEEADLEVVSEKQPTAEQISALIFAQKAVKHVKSNAILVATDGQTLGIGAGQPNRIDSVKIAIAHAETKPDFANAVLASDAFFPMDDSVSFAASKGISAIVEPGGSIKDKNSIAMANKLGVVLVFSHRRHFRH
- the purN gene encoding phosphoribosylglycinamide formyltransferase; the protein is MTAPIRLAVFASGKGTNFSALAAFIEQELPQAQIVRLIVDHAHVPVIDRAAKHDVPVSVIKYSAYADKSAAEKAILAILDKDQAQGILLAGFMRIIGPDLLAAFPNKIINIHPALLPSFPGRQGIADAFDYGVKVTGVTIHFVDSGVDSGKIIAQAAVPIADGETLAEVETHIHEVEHRLYPQTLKKLIKKGVFTA
- the purF gene encoding amidophosphoribosyltransferase, coding for MTKLQAATDVQGLNEECGLFGVWGLPDAAQTTFYGMHALQHRGQEGAGIVSNDHGHLWQRRGLGLLSDVFRDPEKIESLKGTSAIGHVRYATAGTHGIENIQPYLVHFNDYQIALAHNGNITNALTLRKQLEDSGSIFQSSSDSEILLHLIRRSHKSTMKEKIAESLLKLRGGFAFLLLTPDGMYAALDPHGFRPFCVGRLPGGQYVVASETAALTMTGAEFLFDIQPGELLTINDQGLQIDHYTQHVSLNIDVMEYIYFARPDSTIYGVNVHMARKHMGRRLAIEQPVPNADMVVGVPNSSLSAAQGYAEEAGLPNEMGLVKNQYIARTFIQPNQDRRERAVRMKLSPVKEVVAGKSIVLIDDSIVRGTTSMYIIQMLKDAGAREVHVRIASPAFKYPSFYGVDMQTTDELLAANHTLAEMTEMIHADSLAFLSVEGLVDSINLKTPYPGNGLTTAYFDGHYPSPIYDYAPSLQAKADAGLVVFDPEPAAESVLTSNMIISKQEGAVYE
- the purM gene encoding phosphoribosylformylglycinamidine cyclo-ligase; this translates as MSEDAYAKSGVDIKAGEDAVAKISDSVKSTYTDGVLDGIGSFASFFQLPAGYKNPVLVSGTDGVGSKLLLAQAADQHGSIGQDLVAMVANDILVQGAKPLFMLDYLAIDHVESDKVAKIVAGIADGARQAGMALIGGEMAELADMYPKNEYDLAGFAVGVVDKTAILDGSQSAEGDVLLGLASNGLHSNGFSLVRQLLMKNPGLSWAQLDPNLQTELLKPTRIYVKALLPLMQADRIHAAAHITGGGMLENLPRMLNDNVTAEIHWGTWPIPAIFKRLQTAGQLSDTEMLRTFNLGIGLVVAVAPDQAAVVSESLQAAGEQVYPIGHLIKRAASDQALTFVGQPDWSQEP